From one Lotus japonicus ecotype B-129 chromosome 3, LjGifu_v1.2 genomic stretch:
- the LOC130745120 gene encoding uncharacterized mitochondrial protein AtMg00810-like encodes MHQPLGFRDSQHPNYVCRLKKSLYGLKQAPRAWYQSFADYVSSIGFQHSSSDHSLFIFRRGTDIAYILLYVDDIIIVASSHDLRKSFMALLASEFAMKDLGPLSYFLGIAVTRHAGGLFLSQNTYASEIIARAGMASCNPSATPVDTKQKLSSSSGTPCEDATLYRSLAGALQYLTFTRPDISYVVQQVCLHMHAPRTAHMLALKRVLRYVRGTLTYGLHLYPSPIAKLVSYTDVDWGGCPDTRRSTSGYCVFLGDNLLSWSSKRQPTLSRSSAEAE; translated from the coding sequence atgcatcagcctTTGGGTTTCCGCGACTCTCAGCACCCGAACTATGTCTGTCGTCTGAAGAAGTCTCTTTATGGTCTgaaacaggcgcctcgtgcttggtatcAGAGTTTTGCTGACTATGTTTCCTCTATTGGCTTCCAACACAGCAGTTCAGATCATTCCCTTTTTATCTTCCGGCGGGGTACTGACATTGCCTATATTCTgctatatgttgatgacatcatcatCGTTGCTTCATCTCATGATCTTCGCAAATCCTTTATGGCACTTCTTGCCTCCGaatttgctatgaaggatcttggtcctctaagttatttccttggcatcgCTGTCACTCGGCATGCCGGTGGCCTTTTCCTCAGTCAGAACACTTATGCTAGTGAGATCATTGCCCGCGCCGGCATGGCATCGTGCAACCCTTCTGCCACCccggttgacaccaagcagaagctcAGTTCTTCTTCTGGGACTCCTTGTGAGGATGCCACTTTGTATCGGAGTCTTGCTGGTGCCTTACAATACCTCACATTCACTCGTCCTGACATTTCTTACGTTGTTCAGCAGGTGTGCTTACACATGCATGCTCCCCGCACCGCGCATATGCTTGCTCTCAAGCGTGTACTACGCTATGTTCGTGGCACTCTGACTTACGGTCTTCACTTGTATCCATCCCCTATTGCGAAACTTGTTTCTTATACGGATGTTGACTGGGGGGGATGTCCTGACACCAGACGCTCTACTTCTGGCTACTGTGTTTTCCTCGGTGACAATCTCCTTTCTTGGTCCTCAAAGCGGCAACCCACCCTCTCTCGCTCTAGCGCTGAAGCTGAATAA
- the LOC130745119 gene encoding uncharacterized protein LOC130745119 translates to MAYQLGGSSGANRNGLDGEIRTTKEKSFTCKFCKRKFSTTQALGGHQNAHKKERSLEKFRQQLDASCFRLSHFPSYSSYPTLHTGLYNSHMDDSLNHKLSNSWTTSTGFRFDQHSPYFNAMGNIRSHHAIPRTYLNETLALFPNVTPNVARQVMNTTSTSRLGNCDETLVLFPNLTTNVASQVMNTTSTSRLGNRDETLAFYPNLTTNVASQVMNTANTSRLGNRDETLALFSNLTTNFDVPTTRARNFLNDVNIGYSGSNLKEETDIDLSLGYSLFNIKEEASDIDLSLSIGYSDSKIKEEASDIDLSLTLGFSS, encoded by the coding sequence ATGGCGTATCAATTAGGAGGTTCTTCTGGTGCTAACCGTAATGGTCTCGATGGAGAGATACGCACGACAAAGGAAAAGAGCTTCACATGTAAATTTTGCAAGCGAAAATTCTCTACCACACAAGCTTTGGGAGGACACCAGAACGCGCATAAAAAAGAGCGTTCCCTCGAAAAATTTCGTCAACAACTTGATGCTAGTTGTTTCAGGCTTTCGCACTTTCCTTCGTATTCGTCTTATCCAACTCTTCATACAGGTTTATACAACTCACATATGGATGACTCATTAAATCACAAGCTTTCTAATTCATGGACGACCTCAACTGGATTTCGATTCGATCAACACTCACCATATTTCAATGCGATGGGAAATATAAGAAGTCATCATGCAATTCCAAGGACTTATCTTAATGAAACACTTGCGCTTTTCCCAAATGTTACCCCTAATGTAGCAAGGCAAGTTATGAACACGACAAGCACTTCAAGGTTAGGGAATTGTGATGAAACTCTTGTGCTTTTTCCAAATCTTACCACCAATGTAGCAAGTCAAGTTATGAACACGACAAGCACTTCAAGGTTAGGGAATCGTGATGAAACTCTTGCGTTTTACCCAAATCTTACCACCAATGTAGCAAGTCAAGTTATGAACACGGCAAACACTTCAAGGTTAGGGAATCGTGATGAAACTCTTGCACTTTTCTCAAATCTTACCACCAATTTTGACGTGCCAACAACCAGGGCGAGGAATTTTCTCAATGATGTCAATATCGGATACTCTGGTTCCAACCTAAAAGAAGAAACTGATATTGATTTGTCACTTGGATACTCTCTTTTCAACATAAAAGAAGAAGCTTCTGACATAGATTTGTCACTCAGTATTGGTTACTCTGATTCCAAGATAAAAGAAGAAGCTTCTGACATAGATTTGTCACTTACGCTTGGTTTTAGTTCATGA